AGTGAGTTGGAGAAAGGCTCTGAACTGGTGCCTTCATTAAAGGGAGGTTCGCCATTGGGAATGACCACGCAGGTGACAATTTCCGGGTAATCCCGGTTCTCGGTTTCCCTAGGCTTGTAAGCGCAAAAAAAATCGCAAAAGTGCTCGAAAACTCATCGAGTGCCCTCGAGTGGCGGCGGACTCTCTTGACAAAAATCAAGCTTGAAATGCGTTGGTTTGGAAGCGCACTTCATGTGCTAAACGATGCCTCGAAATTGAGGATGCGGAGGTTGAGAAAGCGGAAGTAAATGAGTCCGCCGACTCCGCAATCTTTGTGGGCTGATATTCAGGTGCTGGATAGCTGGTTCCAGAGCTATGTGGACAGTCTCTCTCCCAAAGCATTTCATGAACAGCTGGTTTTTCGCTTCACCGATGGAGACATAGGTTCGATGAGTCGGGAAGAGTTGTTGATGCATGTGATCACCCACGGCGCCTATCACCGAGGGGCTGCAGGGTAAGTTTTACGGGGAGCAGAAATCGCTCCACCTCGAGACTTTTACACCCGCTTTTTGCACTTGAGCGAGCCGTCTCGCCGTGGATGAGGTCTTTGGGTTTTTGGCTCGCTCGTAAGGCTGTTCAGTTGCGAACGATTGCAATAACCGACCAAGATCCGCGAACATGCATCGGCGAAGGTCAAGTCTCAAGATTCACCGGACGTTCATCTTCAAAACAGCCGTTGACTCCAATGGGTCGCGAAGAGCCGGTCGCCGTGGCGGGAAGGAGTCGCTCGGAATCTCGTGCGGCCCATCGCTGCTGAGTGGTCGGTGTTACAGGTACAGCGGTCGGTCGCCTCTCAGGATGACGAATGGCAGGTTTCGGCGGCGGCTGTCATTGGGCTGCAAAACCTGACCGGTTGCAGTCAGCCTAAACCGGATACTTAGCGAACCATTCCCGACAGTGCATGTTCAGGTGCTCTGAAGGGACGACCCGCGCTACTCCCATGCTGGATGTAGCGACCAACCTCGCGCCGCTTCTCCCGTTAACCCCGATCCAGCTCCGCCTGCCGCTCCTGCAGCTCCCGCCACATGATCTTGCCAGTGCCCGATTTCGGCAGGCTCTCGATGAACTCCACCAGGCGCGGGGTTTTGTAGGCGGCCATGTGGTCGTGGGCCCAGGCGGTGATGTCTTCGGCGCTCACCTGGCCCATGCGCTCGGGTTTGAGCACCACGAAGGCTTTGACCGTCTCGCCGCGTTTGGGGTCCAGCGCGCCGATGACGCAGACCTCGTGAATGTCGGGGTGCTTGTACATCAGCGCTTCGACCTCGGCCGGCCAGACCTTGAAGCCCGAGGCGTTGATCATGCGTTTGAGCCGGTCCATCATGAAGAAGTAGCCGTCTTCGTCGATGCGGGCGAGGTCGCCGGTGCGCAGGAAGCGCTTGCCGTCGAGCGTGATGAAGGCCTGGGCGTTGGCGGCGTCGTTGCGCCAGTAGCCTTGCATGACCTGCGGTGCGTGGGTCACGATCTCGCCGGTCTCGCCTTGGGGCAGTTCGGCCAGGGTGGTCGGGTCGATGATGCGCGAGTCCACATCGAACACCGGGATGCCGAGGCATTGGGGCTTGGGGCGCTGGGGCGGGTTGATGTGCGTGGCGGCCAGGGTTTCGGTCATGCCGTAGCCCTCGACGTAGTTGAGCCCGGTGAGCGCTTTGAGCTTCGCGGCCACGGCTTCGGGCATGGCGGCGCCGCCGCCGCGGATGCCGTTGAGGGCCGATAGGTCGTATTCACCAATGCGCGGGTTGGCCAGGAAATCGACCACCATGGTCGAGATGGCTTGCCAGCTGGTGACGCGGTGGCGCTGCATCAGTTCGGCGGCGGTTTCGCGGTCCCAGCGCGACATGATCACGATGGTGGCGCCGAGGAAGAGCGGGCCGTTCATGCCGCCGGCCATGCCGGTGACATGGAAAAACGGCAACACCGAGAGCATCACCGCGTCTTGCGTGCGCGCGAACCAGTGCATGCCGCCTACGCCGGTGCTTTGTGCGTTGCGATGGGTGTGCATGCAGCCTTTGGGGTGGCCGGTGGTGCCCGAGGTGTAGGGCATGACGCACAAATCTTCCGGCCCGGCGGTGAGCGGTCCGGGCGCCAGTGCGGCGGCGATGGCATCGCGCCAGGCGTGCAGGCCGGGGCCTTCAATAGCGGCGCGCGGCTCGGCCACGAAGTCGGGCAGGCGCAGGCCGGTGGGGGCTTCTCTTTCCTGTTCCTCGCTGGGGAGGTGGTCACGGTAACAGGCCACGACGATGTGGTGCAGCGCGGGCTCGGATTGTTCCTCGGGGTTCAGGTGGTCCCGCAGTTGCGGCAACAGGTCTTGCGCCGCGATCGCCACCCGCGCGCCGCTGTCGGCCACGTAATGGGCCAGCTCGTCGCTGCGGTTCATCGGGTTCACCGGCACCACCACCGCATTCGCCCGCAGGATGGCGTAGTAGCCCAACACCCATTGCGGGCTGTTCTGCAAATACAGCAACACCCGGTCGCCCGCCTTCACGCCACACACGTTTTCCAGGTAACCCGCCAGCCGCGTGACCTCGTCGTGAAACGCGGCGAAGCTCAGCTCGGCGCCGTAGTAGATCAGGAAGGGCTTGTCGGGGTAGCGGTGGGCTGAGACGGCGGCGTTGTCAAACAGGTTGGTCGCGGGCAGGGTGAGGTGCAGGGGCAGGCCGGGCGGCCAATGGGGGTGGTGAGGCATTGGCATGGTGGACGGCGCTGCAGACATGGCGGGTATGGCGGTTTCCGGGGCTGTGCTGGGGCTTTCAGGCCTTGGCGCTCTGGCGGGCCAGTTCTTCCTTGGCGATGGCGTTGCGGT
This region of Hydrogenophaga crassostreae genomic DNA includes:
- a CDS encoding DinB family protein translates to MSPPTPQSLWADIQVLDSWFQSYVDSLSPKAFHEQLVFRFTDGDIGSMSREELLMHVITHGAYHRGAAG
- a CDS encoding long-chain fatty acid--CoA ligase, translating into MPMPHHPHWPPGLPLHLTLPATNLFDNAAVSAHRYPDKPFLIYYGAELSFAAFHDEVTRLAGYLENVCGVKAGDRVLLYLQNSPQWVLGYYAILRANAVVVPVNPMNRSDELAHYVADSGARVAIAAQDLLPQLRDHLNPEEQSEPALHHIVVACYRDHLPSEEQEREAPTGLRLPDFVAEPRAAIEGPGLHAWRDAIAAALAPGPLTAGPEDLCVMPYTSGTTGHPKGCMHTHRNAQSTGVGGMHWFARTQDAVMLSVLPFFHVTGMAGGMNGPLFLGATIVIMSRWDRETAAELMQRHRVTSWQAISTMVVDFLANPRIGEYDLSALNGIRGGGAAMPEAVAAKLKALTGLNYVEGYGMTETLAATHINPPQRPKPQCLGIPVFDVDSRIIDPTTLAELPQGETGEIVTHAPQVMQGYWRNDAANAQAFITLDGKRFLRTGDLARIDEDGYFFMMDRLKRMINASGFKVWPAEVEALMYKHPDIHEVCVIGALDPKRGETVKAFVVLKPERMGQVSAEDITAWAHDHMAAYKTPRLVEFIESLPKSGTGKIMWRELQERQAELDRG